One window from the genome of Saimiri boliviensis isolate mSaiBol1 chromosome 2, mSaiBol1.pri, whole genome shotgun sequence encodes:
- the LOC141582539 gene encoding putative golgin subfamily A member 8D: MPLMIDHDVQHPAHESTPGATAPQGLGAADKDEFCEVSLDDDSDSLEPAGGRVQHNPTAQQVAPGFVSCGTASNTGPWAAVPLCHAFTGLRRRRK, encoded by the exons ATGCCGCTTATGATCGACCACGACGTCCAGCACCCTGCTCATGAGTCCACTCCAGGGGCCACAGCCCCCCAGGGGCTCGGTGCTGCTGACAAGGATG AATTTTGTGAGGTGAGCCTGGATGACGACAGCGACAGCCTGGAGCCTGCAGGAGGGAGAGTGCAGCACAACCCCACTGCACAGCAGGTGGCACCTGGCTTTGTGAGCTGCGGGACGGCCAGCAACACCGGCCCTTGGGCAGCAGTCCCTCTATGCCACGCTTTCACCGGGCTGCGGCGAAGGAGGAAGTAG